A window of the Lolium perenne isolate Kyuss_39 chromosome 7, Kyuss_2.0, whole genome shotgun sequence genome harbors these coding sequences:
- the LOC127314838 gene encoding vesicle-associated protein 1-3, giving the protein MSAGSASFLEIQPSELAFPFELMKQSSCSMQLTNKTDQYVAFKVKTTNPKQYCVRPNIGVVLPGSTCDVTVTMQAQREAPADLQCKDKFLVQSVAAENGAATQDITAPMFNKEPGKVVDECKLRVIYVPTSTPGSISEESEQGSSARSFENGTPNSTMPQSVFRSSVDTTKEKSSEATSMISKLTEEKMSAVQQNQKLRQELDLLRKESSKSNGGFSITFLIIVGILGIVAGFILKKT; this is encoded by the exons ATGAGCGCCGGAAGTGCGAGTTTTCTCGAGATCCAGCCCTCCGAGCTGGCATTCCCCT TTGAATTAATGAAGCAGAGCTCGTGCTCCATGCAACTCACCAATAAGACTGACCAGTATGTAGCGTTCAAG GTCAAAACAACCAACCCAAAGCAGTACTGTGTGCGCCCTAATATTGGTGTTGTACTACCTGGATCGACTTGTGATGTCACAG TGACAATGCAAGCACAGAGGGAGGCACCTGCTGATCTGCAGTGTAAGGATAAATTCCTAGTTCAAAGTGTTGCAGCTGAGAATGGTGCCGCAACTCAAGATATTACTGCACCAATG TTCAATAAGGAGCCAGGGAAGGTTGTTGATGAATGCAAGCTGCGTGTAATATATGTTCCAACATCTACACCTGGCTCGATTTCTGAAGAATCTGAACAAGGAAGTTCTGCTCGTTCCTTTGAAAATGGGACCCCTAATTCCACAATGCCACAATCT GTATTTAGATCTTCTGTTGATACAACAAAGGAGAAGTCCTCCGAG GCAACTTCCATGATCTCCAAGCTAACTGAGGAGAAGATGTCTGCTGTTCAGCAAAACCAGAAGTTGCGACAAGAGTTG GACCTTCTACGCAAAGAGAGCAGCAAAAGCAACGGCGGTTTCTCGATCACCTTCTTGATCATCGTGGGTATTCTTGGCATCGTGGCTGGTTTCATCCTCAAGAAGACATAG